Proteins encoded by one window of Synergistaceae bacterium:
- a CDS encoding GntR family transcriptional regulator gives MIKLTKKYKSGTALEIMQEAILFGDIPAGIRITQTELAASLDVSRMPVREALIALEYQGLVRRHTNQHVEITALTNDGIHEIFSDMASLETETIRGLADKDSALLSSFKDQREFHRELCGMAGSAFRRKTLETFAGVYLAFVLNNSEDTGRIDAVFGNILEAVKNPDDKEILRAGYAVYSEVLANEFIRIRRKREKDAERQAGKAAASA, from the coding sequence ATGATTAAACTTACCAAGAAATATAAATCAGGAACAGCATTAGAGATTATGCAGGAAGCAATATTGTTCGGGGACATTCCGGCCGGGATAAGGATAACCCAGACGGAGCTTGCCGCGTCTCTCGATGTCTCGCGGATGCCCGTACGTGAAGCGTTGATTGCCCTCGAGTATCAGGGTCTCGTACGGCGGCACACAAACCAGCACGTAGAGATTACTGCTCTGACGAATGACGGCATTCACGAAATCTTCTCGGACATGGCTTCACTTGAGACGGAGACAATCAGAGGACTCGCGGACAAAGATTCTGCGCTGCTGTCGTCCTTCAAGGATCAGAGAGAGTTTCACCGCGAACTGTGCGGAATGGCGGGCTCAGCGTTCAGGCGGAAGACGCTCGAGACCTTTGCGGGGGTATATCTTGCGTTCGTGCTGAATAACTCTGAGGACACGGGCAGGATTGATGCGGTGTTCGGAAATATCCTCGAGGCCGTCAAGAACCCGGACGACAAAGAAATTCTCAGGGCGGGTTACGCTGTATATTCTGAGGTGCTTGCGAACGAGTTTATACGTATAAGGAGAAAGAGGGAGAAAGATGCTGAACGTCAGGCCGGTAAAGCTGCTGCCAGTGCGTGA